The Salegentibacter mishustinae genome includes a window with the following:
- a CDS encoding YqaA family protein yields the protein MKKDAKSKKKSRIRLLHQYYSYTGFYSFVWKSVKKAILPIVLFIAALWAIDRYVLDIEQMLITVTETYSPLGIISVFFASESLLGLIPPELFIAWSGKSASPILYLSLLALASYLGGVISYFMGRWMTKIPAVHEAIEVKMAQHIKNTRKWGGFLIIVGALLPIPFAMTSIAAGIIKFQFPSYLMFGLLRFVRFYLYALVIFEMV from the coding sequence ATGAAGAAAGATGCGAAATCTAAAAAGAAGTCGCGCATACGCTTGTTACACCAGTATTATAGTTATACCGGTTTTTATAGTTTTGTCTGGAAAAGCGTTAAAAAGGCAATTTTACCTATCGTTCTATTTATAGCTGCACTTTGGGCTATAGATAGGTATGTTCTTGATATAGAACAAATGCTGATTACGGTTACCGAAACTTATTCTCCATTAGGTATTATTAGTGTCTTCTTTGCTTCAGAATCCTTACTGGGATTAATTCCGCCAGAATTATTCATCGCGTGGTCCGGTAAATCTGCAAGTCCTATTCTATACCTTTCTTTATTAGCGCTTGCCTCCTATTTAGGTGGAGTCATATCTTACTTTATGGGAAGATGGATGACCAAAATTCCTGCAGTACACGAAGCTATTGAAGTAAAAATGGCGCAGCATATTAAAAACACTCGAAAATGGGGTGGATTTCTAATTATTGTAGGAGCTTTATTACCTATTCCTTTCGCAATGACGAGTATTGCGGCGGGTATTATCAAATTTCAATTCCCCAGTTATTTAATGTTTGGTTTATTACGCTTTGTGCGTTTTTACCTTTATGCATTGGTGATTTTTGAAATGGTCTAA
- a CDS encoding DUF1206 domain-containing protein, translating into MDSKLKKMARVGYVAKATVYGITGILTFMAAFNMGGQKSSKLQIIEFLEKQPFGNALLVLIGLGLLCNAAWRFIQSLSDPENIGDDKKGKGKRVAYFISAVIYLGLSVYAFMTLINAGSSSGSSGGGLTGTLGVVVFAVIGAGLAIAGIFQFKKAKTKEFLQDFGYDSISDEKKRKTIKNTGYLGLIARGIIFAVLAYIFIRGALASNTSNMKGTTDAFSFLQESQYGSWLMGVVAAGFVCYSIYVFMLVRYRKFKA; encoded by the coding sequence ATGGATTCTAAATTGAAGAAAATGGCTCGCGTTGGCTATGTTGCCAAAGCTACCGTTTACGGGATTACGGGAATACTTACCTTTATGGCCGCTTTTAATATGGGCGGGCAAAAATCAAGTAAATTACAGATCATTGAATTTTTAGAAAAGCAACCTTTTGGTAATGCTTTACTTGTTTTAATTGGCCTCGGCTTACTATGTAATGCAGCCTGGAGATTTATTCAGTCTTTGAGTGACCCTGAGAATATTGGAGATGACAAAAAAGGCAAGGGTAAACGAGTAGCATACTTTATAAGTGCTGTTATTTATTTAGGTTTATCTGTTTATGCCTTTATGACGCTGATAAACGCCGGTTCTTCTAGCGGAAGTTCTGGAGGCGGACTCACAGGAACTCTTGGGGTTGTAGTTTTTGCAGTAATTGGCGCCGGACTGGCCATAGCCGGTATCTTTCAGTTTAAAAAAGCGAAAACCAAAGAGTTTTTACAAGATTTTGGCTATGATTCTATTAGCGATGAAAAGAAAAGAAAGACCATTAAAAATACCGGTTATCTTGGCTTGATTGCACGTGGAATTATCTTTGCCGTGCTGGCTTATATCTTTATAAGAGGAGCCCTGGCATCAAATACTTCAAATATGAAAGGTACTACCGATGCATTTTCATTTTTACAGGAATCACAATATGGCTCATGGTTAATGGGAGTAGTAGCTGCCGGTTTTGTTTGTTATAGTATTTATGTTTTCATGCTGGTCAGGTATAGAAAATTTAAAGCATGA
- a CDS encoding YqaE/Pmp3 family membrane protein, which yields MIMLTIILNILLPPLAVFMKHGLGVTFLISLLLTALGWIPGVIHAFIVNGTR from the coding sequence ATAATTATGTTAACGATCATTTTGAATATTCTATTACCGCCATTAGCCGTATTTATGAAACACGGTTTAGGCGTAACCTTTTTAATAAGTTTATTACTAACCGCGCTAGGATGGATTCCAGGTGTAATTCACGCTTTTATTGTGAATGGTACGCGGTAA
- the galE gene encoding UDP-glucose 4-epimerase GalE, translating to MSSRILVTGGLGFIGSHTVVALQEKGHEVVIIDNLSNSSIDVLAGITKISQKTPAFENIDLRNKNEVKDFFEKYPDIEGVIHFAASKAVGESVENPLLYYENNLSSLIYLLQELQQKDNAYFIFSSSCTVYGQADTLPITENAPVKKAESPYGNTKQIGEEILTDTAKINKNFKAISLRYFNPIGAHPSAEIGELPIGTPQNLIPFITQTAIGKRKELSVFGDDYPTEDGTCIRDYIHVIDLAKAHVVALERLQQNREKRNFEVFNLGTGKGSSVLEVINSFERSTGEKLPYKIVGRREGDIVAAYADTKKANEELGWKTEKHLDEALKSAWDWQKEVVRREKEDN from the coding sequence ATGAGCTCTAGAATATTGGTAACCGGCGGACTTGGTTTTATAGGTTCTCATACGGTGGTAGCACTTCAGGAAAAAGGTCACGAAGTAGTGATTATAGATAATTTGTCTAATTCTTCTATAGATGTGCTTGCGGGAATTACTAAAATCTCACAAAAGACCCCGGCTTTTGAAAATATAGACCTTCGTAATAAAAACGAAGTAAAAGATTTTTTTGAAAAATATCCCGATATTGAAGGGGTAATTCATTTTGCTGCTTCTAAGGCGGTTGGTGAAAGTGTTGAAAATCCTTTGCTTTATTACGAAAACAACCTATCTAGTTTAATTTATTTGCTTCAGGAATTACAGCAAAAAGATAATGCTTATTTTATTTTTAGTTCTTCCTGTACCGTTTATGGCCAGGCCGATACTTTGCCTATTACCGAAAATGCACCGGTTAAAAAAGCTGAATCTCCCTACGGAAATACTAAGCAAATAGGGGAGGAGATCCTCACTGATACGGCTAAAATAAATAAGAATTTTAAAGCGATCTCCCTTAGATATTTTAATCCTATTGGAGCCCACCCAAGTGCAGAAATTGGAGAATTACCCATAGGAACTCCGCAAAATTTAATTCCTTTTATTACCCAAACCGCCATTGGAAAACGAAAAGAACTTTCGGTATTTGGAGATGATTATCCAACCGAAGATGGTACTTGTATACGTGATTATATTCACGTTATAGACCTGGCAAAAGCCCACGTGGTGGCTTTAGAACGACTTCAACAAAATAGGGAAAAGAGGAATTTTGAAGTTTTTAACCTTGGAACAGGAAAAGGAAGTTCGGTATTAGAAGTTATTAATTCTTTTGAGCGATCTACAGGAGAAAAACTACCTTATAAAATTGTAGGTAGAAGAGAAGGCGATATTGTTGCCGCCTACGCCGATACCAAAAAGGCCAACGAAGAATTGGGTTGGAAAACTGAAAAGCATTTAGACGAAGCTTTAAAAAGCGCCTGGGATTGGCAAAAAGAAGTGGTGAGAAGAGAAAAAGAAGATAATTAG
- a CDS encoding DUF3817 domain-containing protein has translation MSLEKQKKVFKYVSILEGLSFLLLLFIAMPLKYIWSMPQMVQQVGMAHGVLFIAYVIGAIWLFRPLNWNFKELLVVLGCSLVPFGPFYVEKKYL, from the coding sequence ATGTCCCTCGAAAAGCAAAAAAAAGTTTTTAAATACGTGAGTATCCTGGAAGGACTTTCTTTCCTTTTATTACTATTTATCGCAATGCCGCTTAAATATATTTGGAGTATGCCGCAAATGGTACAACAAGTAGGAATGGCTCATGGGGTGCTTTTTATCGCTTATGTAATTGGTGCTATTTGGTTATTTAGACCACTAAACTGGAATTTTAAAGAATTATTAGTAGTTCTTGGTTGTTCGCTGGTTCCCTTTGGTCCTTTTTACGTTGAAAAAAAATATCTGTAA
- a CDS encoding mechanosensitive ion channel family protein translates to MDLEEGFKILICLFENFLIDQGVNSTVALYLNLLLNILILILIIIGVNYLIKNFVITTFKNFSDKTTTSFDDYLIKTKFPKYIGQILPILIIYLTVPYILLEFPLAIKAFYFVIDIYIILLIVWVIRSILRGTKGYLRTLESFHDKPVESYIQVIMIIVWLFALLFIVAEITGKDVINFIISLGAASAILLLIFKDTILGFVASIQVSVNDIVRIGDWITFSKYGADGTVTEITLATVRVQNFDNTFTSIPTYSLISESFQNWRGMQESPGRRIKRSVFIKQNSVKFISAEDFEKYKNIQIISSYLEDRQNEINEYNKTHKVDTKLPLNGRNQTNLGIFRKYIDTYLNNHSAVHKEMYIIVRHLQPTEHGIPIEVLCFSRDKRWENFEYITADIFDHVIAAVSYFDLKLYEAPSGDDIREYFSKTYGQGIDSK, encoded by the coding sequence ATGGATTTAGAGGAAGGATTTAAAATTTTAATTTGTCTTTTTGAAAATTTTCTAATAGACCAGGGCGTAAACTCTACAGTAGCACTTTATCTAAATTTGTTACTGAATATCCTTATCCTTATTCTTATTATAATTGGGGTAAATTACCTGATCAAAAATTTTGTGATCACAACTTTCAAAAATTTTAGTGATAAAACCACCACTTCTTTTGACGATTACCTTATAAAAACCAAGTTTCCCAAATATATAGGACAAATACTTCCTATACTTATAATATATCTTACCGTTCCCTACATTTTACTTGAGTTTCCCCTGGCAATTAAAGCCTTCTATTTTGTAATTGACATATATATTATACTTCTTATTGTTTGGGTTATAAGAAGCATTTTGCGGGGTACAAAAGGCTACCTAAGAACCTTAGAATCTTTCCATGACAAACCGGTAGAGAGTTATATACAAGTAATAATGATTATTGTTTGGTTATTTGCACTACTTTTTATTGTTGCAGAAATCACCGGTAAAGACGTTATTAACTTTATTATTTCTTTAGGTGCAGCATCTGCGATCTTATTGCTCATCTTTAAAGACACCATCTTAGGATTTGTGGCCTCTATTCAGGTTAGTGTAAACGATATTGTGAGAATTGGCGACTGGATTACTTTTAGCAAATATGGCGCCGATGGTACGGTAACCGAGATCACCCTGGCAACCGTTAGGGTTCAGAATTTTGACAATACATTCACCTCTATTCCTACCTATAGTTTAATTTCTGAATCTTTTCAGAATTGGCGTGGAATGCAGGAATCTCCGGGAAGAAGAATTAAACGCTCGGTTTTTATTAAACAGAATTCTGTAAAATTTATTTCTGCTGAAGATTTTGAAAAGTATAAAAACATACAAATAATTTCTTCTTACCTGGAAGACCGGCAGAATGAGATCAATGAATATAACAAAACTCACAAAGTTGACACAAAACTTCCTTTAAACGGAAGAAACCAAACCAATCTGGGAATTTTTAGAAAGTATATTGACACTTATTTAAATAACCATTCTGCTGTTCATAAAGAGATGTACATTATTGTAAGACATCTACAACCTACAGAACACGGTATTCCTATTGAGGTGCTTTGCTTTAGCCGGGATAAACGTTGGGAGAATTTCGAATATATAACCGCCGATATTTTTGATCATGTAATTGCTGCCGTTTCTTATTTTGACCTTAAATTATATGAGGCTCCTTCGGGTGACGATATTCGGGAATATTTTTCTAAAACTTATGGCCAGGGAATTGATTCTAAATAA
- a CDS encoding endonuclease/exonuclease/phosphatase family protein has product MTLKGFLQVFGIIAVVMTLIPLIAADFWWIRIFDYLHIQLTLLTLTAIAAYFIRFDIKRTEDYIFMVVLLACFLFQMVKIYPYFPHGNYEVGDVSEENFSNKFSLYTANVLQKNENPDLVIADIKKQNPDVLLFTETNTRWKNDLAEITASYPYKVEAPLDNTYGMLFYSRLPLKNPQVRYLVDDSIPSIHSILELRSGKEIMFHAIHPTPPMPQHNPSSTDRDAEMIKVALMARDSKLPVLVAGDFNDVAWSATTALFQNVGGLLNTRIGRGFYNTFDAGSSIMRWSLDHVFVTEEFRVADFRLGSKIDSDHYPLYIELNLEPERAEEQKPEPATEEELKNAREQVEKMQEKAKEDAQEKK; this is encoded by the coding sequence ATGACATTAAAAGGATTTCTTCAGGTTTTCGGGATTATAGCAGTTGTAATGACTCTTATTCCACTCATTGCAGCCGACTTTTGGTGGATAAGAATTTTTGATTATTTGCATATTCAACTAACCCTGCTTACCCTTACCGCAATTGCGGCCTATTTTATAAGATTTGATATTAAGAGAACCGAAGATTATATTTTTATGGTCGTGCTTTTAGCCTGTTTTCTATTTCAGATGGTGAAGATTTATCCTTATTTTCCTCACGGAAATTACGAAGTTGGCGATGTTTCCGAAGAAAATTTTAGCAATAAGTTTAGTCTTTACACGGCCAATGTGTTGCAAAAAAACGAAAATCCAGATTTGGTTATAGCAGATATTAAAAAACAAAATCCGGATGTTTTACTCTTCACCGAGACTAATACACGCTGGAAGAATGATCTTGCAGAAATCACTGCCTCATATCCTTATAAGGTTGAAGCTCCGCTAGATAATACTTACGGAATGTTATTCTATTCAAGATTACCGCTTAAAAATCCGCAGGTTCGTTATTTGGTAGATGATAGTATTCCTTCTATTCACAGTATCCTGGAATTAAGATCTGGTAAAGAAATCATGTTTCACGCTATTCACCCCACACCTCCAATGCCGCAACACAACCCTTCTTCTACAGATAGGGATGCAGAAATGATAAAAGTGGCATTAATGGCCAGAGATTCTAAACTGCCCGTTTTAGTAGCAGGAGATTTTAACGATGTGGCATGGTCTGCTACCACTGCCCTATTCCAAAATGTGGGTGGTTTATTAAATACTAGAATTGGACGTGGTTTCTATAATACTTTTGATGCCGGTAGCTCTATAATGCGCTGGTCCCTGGATCACGTTTTTGTAACCGAAGAATTCAGGGTTGCCGATTTTAGACTGGGAAGCAAAATAGATTCAGATCATTATCCGCTTTATATAGAACTTAATCTTGAGCCTGAAAGAGCCGAAGAACAAAAGCCAGAACCTGCTACGGAAGAGGAGTTAAAGAATGCCCGTGAGCAAGTTGAAAAAATGCAGGAGAAGGCTAAAGAAGATGCTCAGGAAAAGAAATAG
- a CDS encoding flavohemoglobin expression-modulating QEGLA motif protein, protein MLNISELSEKSIKKILTILEEECKISASLPGGGLIHIEDNLPYLIVYRKRNNDEGTERIIVSEASYLLIGDKFFEAYQRLVYALADKLSTEFKSYMVFEIYTGEPNNCFTIKAPAQKLPTSVKALQRELNNINETFSGLYLKAKIKDTPNRQKEGDQEILSIDEAKKSGAVIVGLEIPPVFRDENNEVYPVFLRQFKDYLITSIHKAIYDYVRVQTTSGVGSYLALGRKHLKEKVFEIDRALAKIERSYQFLWLVSPANIQDIKNTFFESNYEKVLDYHYRLLPIDPDLLKRELFNLKIEEIDDPAMSHIFREKREELDQQITMLSERGTANFFYNSIRLYKGLSPKLSEEAGEILREVDETSEDENAEFIDAKGFSSLARREFDYFAEQDKNFKSKVHIRKDVNIMMVNNGELYVPADYKMNKTEATALIQHEVGTHVLTHYNGTQQPLELLSSGLADYDPLQEGLAVMSEYLVDGLTANRLRTLAGRVIAGSALMEGAEFPQLFRLLKMDYGFTAERAFNITSRIMQGGGFLKDIIYLKGLVQLRDHLQQGGEFEPLLAGKFGLKHTKIINELTERKVLKPGALRPSYLLTENITNKLNLIREGLPLSKMINQ, encoded by the coding sequence ATGCTGAATATATCTGAATTATCGGAGAAATCAATTAAAAAAATTTTAACAATCCTTGAGGAAGAATGCAAAATAAGTGCTTCACTTCCGGGAGGGGGGTTAATTCATATAGAAGATAATTTACCTTATCTTATCGTGTACCGTAAAAGGAATAATGATGAAGGTACCGAGCGAATAATTGTTAGCGAAGCCTCTTATCTTTTAATTGGAGATAAATTTTTTGAAGCCTACCAAAGACTTGTTTATGCATTAGCCGATAAACTTTCTACCGAATTCAAATCCTATATGGTTTTTGAAATCTATACGGGAGAACCTAACAATTGCTTCACAATAAAAGCTCCTGCACAAAAACTGCCTACATCGGTAAAAGCGCTACAAAGGGAACTCAATAATATAAATGAAACATTTTCTGGCCTCTACTTAAAGGCCAAGATAAAAGATACACCAAATCGCCAAAAAGAAGGTGACCAGGAAATTTTAAGCATTGATGAGGCAAAGAAATCCGGGGCGGTAATTGTAGGACTCGAAATTCCTCCGGTTTTTCGAGATGAAAACAACGAAGTTTACCCTGTTTTCCTTAGACAATTTAAAGACTATCTTATTACCAGTATTCATAAAGCAATTTACGATTATGTAAGGGTACAAACCACCAGCGGGGTGGGAAGTTATCTTGCTTTAGGTAGAAAACACTTAAAAGAAAAGGTATTTGAAATAGATAGAGCGCTTGCAAAAATAGAACGCTCTTATCAGTTTCTATGGCTGGTTTCCCCTGCTAATATTCAGGATATAAAAAACACTTTCTTTGAGAGTAATTATGAAAAGGTTTTAGATTATCACTACCGCTTACTCCCAATAGACCCAGACTTATTAAAAAGGGAGCTATTTAATCTTAAAATTGAAGAAATTGATGATCCTGCCATGTCCCATATTTTTAGGGAAAAGCGGGAAGAACTAGATCAGCAAATCACTATGCTAAGTGAACGCGGAACTGCAAATTTCTTCTACAACAGTATTAGGTTGTATAAAGGATTAAGTCCTAAGCTAAGCGAAGAAGCAGGAGAAATCTTAAGAGAGGTTGATGAAACTAGTGAAGATGAAAATGCCGAGTTTATTGATGCCAAAGGCTTTAGTAGCCTTGCCCGCCGGGAATTCGATTATTTCGCTGAACAGGATAAAAATTTTAAGAGTAAAGTTCATATTCGAAAGGATGTGAATATTATGATGGTTAATAACGGCGAGCTTTATGTTCCGGCCGATTATAAAATGAATAAAACCGAAGCAACTGCGCTTATTCAGCATGAAGTTGGTACGCATGTGCTTACTCATTATAATGGAACCCAACAACCTTTAGAATTATTAAGCAGCGGCCTCGCAGATTATGATCCACTTCAGGAAGGTCTCGCTGTGATGTCAGAATATTTAGTAGACGGACTTACCGCTAATAGATTAAGAACTTTAGCCGGAAGGGTAATTGCGGGGTCGGCACTAATGGAGGGTGCCGAGTTTCCGCAGCTATTTAGATTATTAAAAATGGATTATGGCTTTACCGCCGAAAGAGCTTTTAATATCACTTCCAGGATTATGCAGGGAGGCGGATTTCTAAAAGATATTATCTATTTAAAAGGTCTTGTACAACTTCGTGATCATTTACAGCAAGGTGGTGAATTTGAACCGCTGCTCGCAGGTAAATTTGGCCTGAAACATACCAAAATAATTAACGAGTTAACCGAAAGAAAAGTATTAAAACCTGGCGCACTGCGCCCAAGCTATTTATTAACCGAAAATATTACCAATAAATTAAACCTAATCAGAGAGGGGCTTCCCCTTTCAAAAATGATAAACCAATGA